Proteins co-encoded in one Haloarcula sp. DT43 genomic window:
- a CDS encoding PAS domain-containing sensor histidine kinase gives MTDGSSVRRTLSEAVFDEHPDQIAVIDTDGVIRATNRAWETFGAENGAAIATDMVGDNYLAACRDGDDDIGARAADGIEAVIDGTKSTFTVEYPCHSPTEQRWFTMHAQPFTVAEESFVLIDHADITDRYQAEQAVAERNELLELVAGVLSHDLRSPLSVALAHIELIESDGAHADTVRGSLERMGDIIEDALLIAREKDLGPLDTVALDSAAQNAWAHVSTGDATLTVDTAASIAADASLLSQLLENLFRNSVEHGSGDDQPPSTDAGAVAVTVTARDDGFAVTDDGPGIPPDRREQVFDAGFTTSTQGTGTGLGLLIVREIARAHGWSVRATDAPGGGAMVVVSGASMSE, from the coding sequence GTGACAGATGGGTCGTCGGTCCGGCGCACTCTCTCGGAGGCGGTCTTCGACGAGCACCCGGACCAGATTGCCGTCATTGACACCGACGGCGTCATCCGGGCCACGAACCGGGCCTGGGAGACGTTCGGTGCCGAGAACGGCGCTGCGATAGCGACAGACATGGTCGGCGATAACTATCTGGCGGCCTGCCGAGACGGAGACGACGACATCGGGGCGCGGGCGGCAGATGGTATCGAAGCCGTCATTGACGGCACGAAGTCCACGTTCACGGTCGAGTACCCGTGTCACTCTCCGACAGAGCAACGCTGGTTCACGATGCACGCTCAACCGTTTACGGTCGCGGAGGAGTCGTTCGTCCTCATCGACCACGCCGACATCACCGACCGATACCAGGCGGAGCAGGCCGTCGCCGAACGAAACGAACTGCTCGAACTCGTCGCGGGCGTCCTCAGCCACGACCTGCGCAGTCCGCTGTCGGTCGCCCTGGCCCACATCGAACTCATCGAGAGCGACGGGGCTCACGCCGACACCGTCCGGGGCTCGCTCGAACGGATGGGCGATATCATCGAGGACGCGCTCCTCATCGCCCGCGAGAAAGACCTCGGCCCACTCGACACAGTAGCTCTGGACAGCGCCGCACAGAATGCGTGGGCTCACGTCTCGACTGGCGACGCGACACTGACCGTCGACACCGCGGCGTCGATTGCAGCCGACGCGAGCCTGCTCTCCCAACTGCTCGAGAACCTGTTTCGCAACAGTGTGGAGCACGGCTCCGGGGACGACCAGCCGCCGTCAACCGACGCCGGGGCGGTCGCGGTCACGGTCACGGCCCGCGACGACGGATTCGCCGTGACCGACGACGGTCCCGGCATCCCGCCCGACCGCCGCGAGCAGGTGTTCGACGCCGGATTCACGACCAGCACCCAGGGAACTGGGACGGGGCTGGGGCTGCTCATCGTCAGGGAGATCGCCAGAGCTCACGGCTGGTCCGTCCGCGCCACCGACGCCCCCGGCGGCGGTGCCATGGTCGTCGTCTCCGGTGCGAGCATGTCAGAGTGA
- a CDS encoding cold-shock protein, with the protein MANGKVDFFNDTGGYGFISTDDADDDVFFHMEDVGGPDLEEGEEIEFDIEQADKGPRATNVVRN; encoded by the coding sequence ATGGCAAACGGTAAGGTTGATTTCTTCAACGACACAGGCGGTTACGGTTTCATCTCGACTGACGACGCGGACGATGACGTGTTCTTCCACATGGAAGACGTCGGCGGTCCGGACCTCGAAGAAGGCGAGGAGATCGAATTCGACATCGAACAGGCCGACAAGGGCCCCCGCGCGACGAACGTCGTCCGCAACTAA
- a CDS encoding aldo/keto reductase: MEYATLGNSGVEVSEVGFGAWVVGTDWWGDRTREDAVEMVQHALDEGVTFFDTGDVYGHGDSEEIIGEALAEHRDEVTVSTKIGYDFYNNPQAGHGELPKKVTPEWVHTAFDRSLDRLGMDHVELLMLHNANVDEVDEDVLEALDELREEGKVEAIGWALGPSIGWLAEGDAAVANEFDALQTVFNLFEQTPGQHFIDTIREQNADTSVLARVPHSSGLLNEQVTPETELGKGDHRSHRPSEWYETGWEKVEEIRFLERDGARTMGQAAIQWLLYNDEVASVTPTFRTNADIDEWAGAPDTPPLSDDEYDRVQDLYRDNFGIDRDDGMDALRSSVGGADLEETGMKSAGD; encoded by the coding sequence ATGGAATACGCGACACTCGGAAACTCCGGCGTCGAGGTCTCGGAAGTCGGCTTCGGTGCCTGGGTCGTCGGCACGGACTGGTGGGGCGACCGCACCCGCGAGGACGCCGTCGAGATGGTCCAGCACGCGCTCGACGAGGGCGTGACGTTCTTCGACACCGGCGACGTGTACGGCCACGGCGACAGCGAGGAGATAATCGGCGAGGCGCTGGCGGAACACCGCGACGAGGTGACGGTCTCGACGAAAATCGGCTACGACTTCTACAACAACCCACAGGCCGGCCACGGCGAACTCCCGAAGAAAGTTACGCCCGAGTGGGTCCACACCGCCTTCGACCGCTCGCTCGACCGCCTCGGCATGGACCACGTCGAACTCCTGATGCTCCACAACGCCAACGTCGACGAGGTCGACGAGGACGTGCTGGAGGCGCTGGACGAACTCCGCGAGGAAGGCAAAGTCGAGGCCATCGGCTGGGCGCTTGGCCCCTCCATCGGCTGGCTCGCCGAGGGCGACGCCGCCGTCGCCAACGAGTTCGACGCGCTCCAGACCGTGTTCAACCTCTTCGAGCAGACTCCCGGCCAGCACTTCATCGACACCATCCGCGAGCAGAACGCCGACACGTCGGTTCTCGCCCGCGTCCCCCACTCCTCGGGCCTGTTGAACGAGCAGGTGACCCCCGAGACGGAACTCGGGAAGGGCGACCACCGCTCGCACCGACCCAGCGAGTGGTACGAGACCGGCTGGGAGAAGGTCGAGGAAATCCGCTTCCTGGAACGGGACGGCGCGCGGACGATGGGCCAGGCCGCCATCCAGTGGCTGCTGTACAACGACGAGGTGGCGTCGGTCACCCCGACGTTCCGGACCAACGCCGACATCGACGAGTGGGCCGGCGCGCCCGACACGCCGCCGCTCAGCGACGACGAGTACGACCGCGTGCAGGACCTGTACCGAGACAACTTCGGCATCGACCGCGACGACGGGATGGACGCCCTGCGCTCGTCGGTCGGCGGTGCGGACCTCGAAGAGACCGGCATGAAATCTGCCGGGGACTGA
- a CDS encoding class I SAM-dependent methyltransferase, which produces MSDEAEATTDQQLSVVVHKPRSQVAIESLRAEGVYDDARSVTEWSEDSVAIPVTAPPQETQFREVVRQVGEPRLRTLDDHLRERGWTDAEIAAAPGSWAVLGSVVLVDVGDSPRPGEVGEALLALHGEAETVLARHGISGEHREPSVEVIAGDGDTETVHTEHGTRYAMDLAKVMFSPGNKAERARMGEIVAPEERVLDMFAGIGYFTLPMARAGARVTAVERNPTAFRYLVENVRLNGVDERVHAYRADCRDVVPGFAEEGRADRVVMGYYEASAPRAADSRAPPDASHEYLDSALDALAPGGVLHMHEATPDALVFDRPIERLETAAAEADRDIEVLDTRRVKEYSEGVAHVVVDARVE; this is translated from the coding sequence ATGAGTGACGAGGCGGAGGCGACGACCGACCAGCAGTTGTCCGTCGTCGTCCACAAACCCCGCTCACAGGTCGCTATCGAGTCCCTGCGAGCCGAGGGCGTCTACGACGACGCCAGAAGTGTCACCGAGTGGAGCGAGGACAGCGTCGCCATCCCGGTGACCGCCCCGCCACAGGAGACCCAGTTCCGAGAGGTCGTCCGGCAGGTCGGCGAGCCGCGGCTGCGGACGCTCGACGACCACCTCCGGGAGCGCGGCTGGACCGACGCGGAAATCGCCGCCGCCCCGGGGTCGTGGGCGGTGCTCGGCTCGGTCGTGCTGGTGGACGTGGGCGACAGCCCGCGGCCCGGAGAGGTCGGCGAAGCGCTGCTCGCGCTCCACGGCGAGGCCGAGACGGTGCTGGCCCGCCACGGCATCTCCGGCGAGCACCGCGAACCCAGCGTCGAGGTCATCGCCGGCGACGGTGACACCGAGACGGTCCACACCGAGCACGGCACGCGCTACGCGATGGACCTCGCGAAAGTGATGTTCTCGCCCGGGAACAAGGCCGAGCGGGCGCGAATGGGCGAAATCGTCGCACCCGAGGAGCGCGTCCTCGACATGTTCGCCGGCATCGGCTACTTCACGCTCCCGATGGCCCGTGCCGGGGCCCGCGTCACCGCCGTCGAGCGCAACCCCACGGCGTTTCGCTATCTCGTCGAGAACGTCAGGCTCAACGGTGTCGACGAGCGGGTCCACGCCTACCGCGCCGACTGCCGGGACGTTGTGCCGGGCTTCGCCGAGGAGGGGCGCGCCGACCGCGTGGTGATGGGCTACTACGAGGCTTCCGCGCCGCGCGCAGCGGACAGTCGGGCTCCGCCCGACGCTTCGCACGAGTACCTCGACAGCGCGCTCGACGCGCTCGCGCCGGGCGGCGTCCTCCACATGCACGAGGCCACGCCGGACGCGCTCGTGTTCGACCGCCCAATCGAGCGCCTGGAGACGGCCGCCGCCGAGGCCGACCGGGACATCGAGGTGCTCGACACCCGGCGCGTCAAGGAGTACAGTGAGGGCGTCGCCCACGTCGTCGTCGACGCTCGGGTGGAGTAG
- a CDS encoding ATP-dependent DNA helicase, whose protein sequence is MYPARITDEFPAPSYRGNQKQALADIRAAFERGKDVVLVRAPTGSGKSLLARAIAGCARTAGEAAPEQVVDAYYTTPQVSQLDDVAEDALLEDLCVIRGKNNYDCILPGETDTPVNQAPCVRERQFDCQVKHRCPYFSDRAIASNRRIAAMTLAYFMQTAGSDVFGKRDVVVIDEAHGLGEWAEMYATIDLSPETIPMWNDVDVPDIDGLDEAVAFTERVEHLAERRVKELRNQAELTGDEVAERDSLNTLRQDLGWFREDYTDTESATTWVVDQSDGENAPVTIKPMNPERYLKHTVWDRGNRFALLSATILNKEAFCANVGLDPENVALVEVGHTFPVENRPLYDVAQGKMTFEHRDDTLPDIARTIVRIMARHADEKGLVHCHSYAIQERLNELLDDFGVGARVRTHDKEGRDGALAAWKRSDNPDVFLSVKMEEALDLEGDLCRWQVLCKAPYPNTRDSRVARRLEDDQWGWYYRTALRTVIQACGRVVRAPDDYGATYLADSSLLDLFERADHDMPDWFRAQVDRLSQPALPRFSPDRALSALSSGTKRRHDRSRSRSGDGTHPLSDVWD, encoded by the coding sequence GTGTACCCCGCGCGGATTACCGACGAGTTCCCGGCCCCGTCCTACCGGGGCAACCAGAAGCAGGCCCTGGCTGACATCCGTGCGGCCTTCGAGCGCGGCAAGGACGTGGTGCTCGTCCGCGCGCCGACCGGCAGCGGCAAATCGCTGCTCGCCCGTGCCATCGCCGGGTGTGCCCGGACCGCCGGCGAGGCCGCCCCCGAGCAGGTCGTCGACGCCTACTACACGACGCCGCAGGTCTCGCAACTGGACGACGTGGCCGAGGACGCCCTGCTCGAAGACCTCTGTGTCATCCGCGGGAAGAACAACTACGACTGCATCCTCCCCGGCGAGACGGACACGCCGGTGAACCAGGCCCCGTGCGTGCGCGAACGGCAGTTCGACTGCCAGGTCAAGCACCGCTGTCCGTACTTCTCCGACCGCGCCATCGCCTCGAACCGCCGCATCGCCGCGATGACGCTGGCGTACTTCATGCAGACCGCCGGCAGCGACGTGTTCGGCAAGCGCGACGTGGTGGTCATCGACGAGGCCCACGGGCTGGGCGAGTGGGCGGAGATGTACGCCACCATCGACCTCTCGCCCGAGACCATCCCGATGTGGAACGACGTCGACGTGCCCGACATCGACGGGTTAGACGAGGCCGTCGCGTTCACCGAGCGCGTCGAACACCTCGCCGAGCGCCGCGTGAAGGAACTGCGGAACCAGGCGGAACTGACCGGCGACGAGGTGGCCGAACGCGACTCGCTGAACACGCTCCGGCAGGACCTCGGGTGGTTCCGCGAGGACTACACGGACACCGAGAGCGCGACCACCTGGGTCGTCGACCAGTCCGACGGCGAGAACGCCCCGGTGACTATCAAGCCGATGAACCCCGAGCGGTACCTCAAACACACCGTCTGGGACCGGGGCAACCGCTTCGCCCTGCTGTCGGCGACCATCCTCAACAAGGAGGCGTTCTGTGCCAACGTCGGCCTCGACCCCGAGAACGTCGCGCTCGTCGAAGTGGGCCACACCTTCCCCGTCGAGAACCGGCCGCTGTACGACGTGGCCCAGGGGAAGATGACCTTCGAGCACCGCGACGACACGCTGCCCGACATCGCCAGGACCATCGTGCGCATCATGGCCCGCCACGCCGACGAGAAGGGCCTGGTCCACTGCCACTCCTACGCCATTCAGGAGCGACTGAACGAACTCCTGGACGACTTCGGCGTCGGTGCCCGCGTCCGCACACACGACAAGGAGGGTCGGGACGGGGCGCTCGCGGCCTGGAAGCGTAGCGACAACCCCGACGTGTTCCTCTCGGTGAAGATGGAGGAGGCCCTGGACCTGGAGGGGGACCTCTGTCGCTGGCAGGTGCTGTGCAAGGCCCCGTACCCCAACACCCGCGACTCCCGCGTCGCCCGACGGCTCGAAGACGACCAGTGGGGCTGGTACTACCGGACCGCGCTGCGGACGGTCATCCAGGCCTGTGGCCGCGTCGTCCGCGCGCCCGACGACTACGGCGCGACGTACCTCGCGGACTCGTCGCTCCTTGACCTCTTCGAGCGGGCCGACCACGACATGCCCGACTGGTTCCGAGCCCAGGTCGACCGCCTCTCTCAGCCTGCCCTGCCGCGGTTCTCGCCGGACCGGGCGCTGTCGGCGCTCAGTTCCGGGACGAAACGCCGTCACGACCGCTCGCGCTCGCGGTCCGGGGACGGCACCCACCCGCTGTCGGACGTGTGGGACTAG
- the radA gene encoding DNA repair and recombination protein RadA: protein MSASEDLEELPGVGPATAEKLEENGYDSYQGIAVASPGELSNTADIGESSAADIINAAREAADIGGFETGSTVLERREQIGKLSWGVDEVDDLLGGGVETQSITEVYGEFGAGKSQVTHQLAVNVQLPAEHGGLEGSAIFVDSEDTFRPERIEQMVKGLADEVLADTLVLHGVVEEEADADPTDEDQLDALVSSVLEKIHVAKAFNSNHQILLAEKAQEIASESQDEEFPVRLLAVDSLTAHFRAEYVGRGELADRQQKLNKHLHDLMRVGDLNNTAVVVTNQVASNPDSFFGDPTQPIGGNILGHTSTFRMYLRKSKGNKRIVKLVDAPNLPDGEGVMRVEEDGLLNE from the coding sequence ATGTCCGCAAGCGAGGACCTCGAGGAGCTGCCGGGTGTCGGTCCGGCGACAGCAGAGAAACTCGAAGAGAACGGCTACGACTCCTACCAGGGGATTGCGGTCGCCTCCCCCGGCGAACTGTCGAACACGGCCGACATCGGCGAGTCGTCGGCGGCCGACATCATCAACGCCGCCCGCGAAGCGGCCGACATCGGCGGCTTCGAGACCGGCTCGACGGTGCTGGAGCGCCGCGAGCAAATCGGGAAGCTCTCCTGGGGTGTCGACGAGGTCGACGACCTGCTGGGTGGTGGCGTCGAGACCCAGTCCATCACCGAGGTGTACGGCGAGTTCGGGGCCGGCAAGTCCCAGGTGACCCACCAGCTCGCCGTCAACGTCCAGCTCCCCGCCGAACACGGCGGTCTGGAGGGCAGCGCCATCTTCGTCGACTCCGAGGACACGTTCCGGCCCGAACGTATCGAACAGATGGTCAAGGGTCTCGCCGACGAGGTACTGGCCGACACGCTGGTCCTCCACGGCGTCGTCGAGGAGGAAGCCGACGCCGACCCGACCGACGAGGACCAGCTCGACGCCCTCGTCTCCTCCGTGCTGGAGAAAATCCACGTCGCCAAGGCGTTCAACTCCAACCACCAGATTCTCCTGGCGGAGAAGGCCCAGGAAATCGCCAGCGAGAGCCAGGACGAGGAGTTCCCCGTCCGCCTGCTCGCCGTCGACTCGCTGACCGCCCACTTCCGCGCCGAGTACGTCGGCCGTGGCGAACTCGCCGACCGCCAGCAGAAGCTCAACAAGCACCTCCACGACCTGATGCGGGTCGGCGACCTCAACAACACCGCGGTCGTCGTCACGAACCAGGTCGCCTCCAACCCCGACTCCTTCTTCGGTGACCCGACCCAGCCCATCGGTGGCAACATCCTCGGCCACACCTCCACGTTCCGGATGTACCTCCGCAAGTCCAAAGGGAACAAGCGCATCGTCAAGCTCGTCGACGCGCCCAACCTCCCGGACGGCGAGGGCGTCATGCGCGTCGAAGAGGACGGACTGTTGAACGAGTGA
- a CDS encoding DUF7521 family protein, whose amino-acid sequence MMAPLDLLAPDAVAELSRVLTAVVGLFVASLAYRGYRRNDAPRMRWLAVGIGALTAGVYAAVAAADWAGAGVGIVLLVRGLATVAGLCAVLYALLVE is encoded by the coding sequence GTGATGGCTCCCCTCGACCTGCTCGCACCGGACGCCGTCGCCGAACTCTCGCGGGTCCTGACGGCCGTCGTCGGCCTGTTCGTCGCGTCGCTGGCCTACCGTGGCTACCGGCGCAACGACGCGCCGCGGATGCGGTGGCTCGCCGTCGGTATCGGGGCGCTGACCGCCGGCGTCTACGCCGCCGTCGCCGCCGCCGACTGGGCCGGCGCCGGGGTTGGAATCGTGTTACTGGTCAGGGGACTTGCGACCGTTGCAGGGCTCTGTGCCGTGCTGTACGCGCTGCTCGTCGAGTGA
- a CDS encoding ArsR/SmtB family transcription factor: MDAVGDDELLALLEDEYARAIIAELTTGPMSVSELCSACEMSDPTAYRRLDRLEAADLVAEQQAVDPDGHHYKRYVATVEDVSVTFADGTYDVTVTRSSQDPADRFTDLFEGLS; this comes from the coding sequence ATGGACGCGGTCGGCGACGACGAGTTGCTCGCGCTGCTCGAAGACGAGTATGCGCGAGCCATCATCGCCGAACTCACCACCGGACCGATGTCCGTCTCCGAACTCTGTAGCGCCTGCGAGATGTCCGACCCGACGGCGTACCGCCGCCTCGACCGACTGGAGGCCGCCGACCTCGTCGCCGAACAGCAGGCCGTCGACCCCGACGGGCACCACTACAAGCGCTACGTCGCGACGGTCGAAGACGTGAGTGTGACGTTCGCCGACGGAACGTACGACGTAACGGTCACGCGGTCCTCGCAGGACCCGGCGGACCGATTCACCGACCTGTTCGAGGGGTTGTCCTGA
- the htpX gene encoding zinc metalloprotease HtpX, with protein sequence MEWQTDWGLRGRMALTMFLLFALYIIFVAVLSQFGPGFQISIFFMALFLGAQFFFSDKLALYSMGARTVEPEEYPELHRTVDRLAQQADLPKPKVAVADSRVPNAFATGRSKSSSAVCVTTGIMNTLDQEELEGVLAHELAHIKNRDVMVMTIASFLSTIAFLIVRWGWLFSGGRERGGQQVPVIVAILVSLAVWVVSFLLIRALSRYREYAADRGGAMITGKPSALANALMKIDGRMDKVPKEDMRDQAEMNAFFIIPIRVGWIGRLASTHPSTEKRIDRLQDLERELEGR encoded by the coding sequence ATGGAATGGCAAACGGACTGGGGGCTCCGTGGCCGGATGGCCCTGACGATGTTCCTGCTGTTCGCGCTGTACATCATCTTCGTGGCTGTCCTCAGTCAGTTCGGTCCCGGCTTCCAGATAAGTATCTTCTTCATGGCGCTGTTTCTCGGCGCGCAGTTCTTCTTCAGCGACAAGCTCGCGCTCTACTCGATGGGGGCCCGGACGGTCGAACCGGAGGAGTACCCGGAACTCCACCGCACCGTCGACCGCCTGGCCCAGCAGGCCGACCTCCCGAAACCGAAGGTCGCCGTCGCCGACTCACGGGTCCCCAACGCCTTCGCCACCGGCCGGTCGAAGAGCAGTTCGGCCGTCTGCGTGACGACCGGCATCATGAACACGCTCGACCAGGAGGAACTGGAGGGCGTGCTGGCCCACGAACTGGCCCACATCAAGAACCGCGACGTGATGGTGATGACCATCGCGTCGTTCCTCTCGACCATCGCCTTCCTCATCGTCCGCTGGGGCTGGCTGTTCAGCGGCGGCCGCGAACGGGGCGGCCAGCAGGTCCCGGTCATCGTCGCCATCCTCGTCTCGCTGGCCGTCTGGGTCGTCTCGTTCCTGCTCATCCGTGCGCTCAGCCGTTACCGCGAGTACGCCGCCGACCGCGGCGGCGCGATGATTACCGGCAAGCCCTCGGCGCTGGCGAACGCGCTGATGAAAATCGACGGCCGGATGGACAAGGTCCCGAAAGAGGACATGCGCGACCAGGCGGAGATGAACGCCTTCTTCATCATCCCCATCAGGGTCGGCTGGATAGGCCGTCTGGCCAGCACCCACCCCTCGACCGAGAAGCGCATCGACCGCCTGCAGGACCTCGAACGCGAACTCGAAGGCCGCTAA
- the pspAB gene encoding PspA-associated protein PspAB, with protein MGLLDGLKSVLGVKAEADATRDADPEDLFGMSTAYITMEADLGYESTGEAALCFADVDSTDFQDAVDEVESILDAGMVETGTRATFETDDHGYQWVVLHDDDFEDLLTSIHFAADTLVERRYGSRLLAALFAFEHARDDRTVYWVYSFRRGAYYPFAPDPHDSHERDTAAEFKLDSNLSDEITVEDDKEYWYPLWPDRPGYHPWE; from the coding sequence ATGGGACTGCTCGACGGACTCAAGAGCGTCCTCGGGGTGAAAGCCGAGGCCGACGCGACGCGGGACGCCGACCCGGAGGACCTGTTCGGGATGAGTACCGCTTACATCACGATGGAGGCCGACCTGGGGTACGAGTCGACCGGCGAGGCGGCGCTGTGTTTCGCCGACGTGGACAGCACGGACTTCCAGGACGCAGTCGACGAGGTCGAGTCCATCCTCGACGCCGGGATGGTCGAGACGGGCACGCGAGCGACCTTCGAGACCGACGACCACGGCTACCAGTGGGTCGTCCTCCACGACGACGACTTCGAGGACCTGCTCACGTCCATCCACTTCGCGGCGGACACGCTCGTCGAGCGCCGGTACGGGTCGCGCCTGCTCGCGGCCCTGTTCGCGTTCGAGCACGCGCGCGACGACCGCACCGTCTACTGGGTCTACTCCTTCCGACGGGGCGCGTACTACCCGTTCGCGCCGGACCCCCACGACAGCCACGAGCGGGACACCGCCGCGGAGTTCAAACTGGACAGCAACCTCAGCGACGAGATTACCGTCGAGGACGACAAGGAGTACTGGTACCCGCTGTGGCCCGACCGGCCCGGCTACCACCCCTGGGAGTAG
- a CDS encoding CPBP family intramembrane glutamic endopeptidase, with the protein MPPTQRDGRATPSVVERVVSRVVWPVWNSADKRLRAPLRAVLPAALSFLALAALQSVVRARFTHPLRETVEAAGIGAVLVATALGGAWVLDRRPVREYGLSLDRRWWRSFAVGGAIATVINAGALAVAVGAGWATVVGIAEGAGDLPFLPAMGVVFAYVALASAWEEVVFRGAMLKNLAEGADGLVPQWAAVTLAVLASSLVFAFLHGGKVDHPSQYGYYLLAGLVLSGAYVLTGDLALPIGFHVWYNFTQSAVFGLGHSQQTPELLAVDIVGPARWVGEEGVVYSLFVVLGGLLLLAFVRWRDGRLGIHERVTRWSERETCGR; encoded by the coding sequence ATGCCACCGACGCAGCGGGACGGGCGAGCGACCCCGAGTGTCGTCGAGCGGGTCGTCTCTCGCGTCGTCTGGCCGGTCTGGAACAGCGCGGACAAGAGACTCAGAGCACCGCTCCGCGCGGTGCTTCCGGCGGCGCTGTCGTTTCTCGCACTCGCGGCGCTACAGAGCGTCGTTCGGGCCCGGTTCACCCACCCACTCCGAGAGACGGTCGAAGCGGCCGGAATCGGGGCGGTCCTCGTCGCCACCGCTCTCGGCGGGGCGTGGGTCCTCGACCGACGGCCCGTCCGCGAGTACGGCCTGTCGCTGGACCGCCGCTGGTGGCGCTCGTTCGCCGTCGGCGGTGCGATTGCGACCGTCATCAACGCCGGCGCGCTCGCCGTCGCTGTCGGTGCGGGCTGGGCCACGGTCGTCGGGATTGCGGAGGGGGCCGGTGACCTCCCGTTTCTCCCGGCGATGGGTGTCGTCTTCGCCTACGTCGCCCTCGCGTCGGCGTGGGAGGAGGTCGTCTTCCGCGGCGCGATGCTGAAGAACCTCGCCGAGGGGGCGGACGGACTCGTTCCGCAGTGGGCCGCAGTCACCCTGGCGGTCCTCGCGAGTTCGCTCGTCTTCGCCTTCCTGCACGGCGGGAAGGTCGACCACCCGAGCCAGTACGGCTACTACCTGCTCGCCGGACTGGTCCTGAGCGGCGCGTACGTGCTCACCGGCGACCTCGCCCTCCCGATCGGCTTTCACGTCTGGTACAACTTCACCCAGAGCGCGGTGTTCGGTCTCGGACACTCACAACAGACGCCCGAGTTGCTCGCCGTCGATATCGTCGGCCCTGCGCGCTGGGTCGGCGAAGAAGGGGTCGTCTACTCGCTGTTCGTCGTCCTCGGCGGCCTCCTGCTGCTGGCGTTCGTCCGCTGGCGCGACGGCCGCCTCGGAATCCACGAGCGCGTGACCCGGTGGTCCGAACGCGAGACGTGCGGTCGTTAG
- a CDS encoding 60S ribosomal export protein NMD3 → MSRSGEFCPRCGDEIPEGTDERPELSGAGGQRNSEHVLCDACYFEEFDLVDAPDTIQVRVCSRCGAVHKGNRWVDIGAEDYTDIAVEQVSEALGIHVDAQSVAWQVAPEQLDKNNIRMHAEFSGVIRGTPVTEEVAVPVRISRQTCKRCGKIAGGSFASIVQVRADGRDPTDEERERAEEIAQEYIAAREETGDRNAFITETKTVDDGLDMKISTNQMGLGIAKRITAQLGGSYSDSRRLISEDEDGQELYRMTYAVRLPRYRQGEIIDPEDGDGPVLVRSVQGNLKGVRLATGADYEASFEDGETPDARRLGVREDAVPTTLVAVEDDNAVQVLDPETFESKTVPRPDYLDTDADEVPVLKSHAGLHVLPDTDGAETDE, encoded by the coding sequence ATGAGCCGGTCGGGAGAGTTCTGTCCACGCTGCGGTGACGAGATACCGGAGGGCACCGACGAGCGCCCGGAGCTTTCGGGTGCCGGCGGCCAGCGCAACTCCGAGCACGTCCTCTGTGACGCCTGCTACTTCGAGGAGTTCGACCTGGTGGACGCCCCCGACACCATCCAGGTGCGAGTCTGTTCGCGGTGTGGCGCGGTCCACAAGGGGAACCGCTGGGTCGACATCGGGGCGGAGGACTACACCGACATCGCCGTCGAGCAGGTCAGCGAGGCGCTGGGCATCCACGTCGACGCCCAGTCGGTCGCCTGGCAGGTCGCCCCCGAGCAACTCGACAAGAACAACATCCGGATGCACGCCGAGTTCTCCGGCGTCATCCGCGGGACGCCGGTCACCGAGGAAGTTGCCGTGCCGGTCCGCATCTCCCGACAGACGTGCAAGCGCTGCGGGAAAATCGCCGGCGGCTCCTTCGCCAGCATCGTCCAGGTGCGGGCCGACGGACGCGACCCGACCGACGAGGAGCGAGAGCGTGCTGAGGAAATCGCCCAGGAGTACATCGCCGCCCGCGAGGAGACCGGCGACCGCAACGCCTTCATCACCGAGACCAAGACCGTCGACGACGGACTGGACATGAAGATATCGACGAACCAGATGGGGCTGGGCATCGCCAAGCGCATCACTGCCCAGCTCGGCGGCTCCTACTCCGACTCACGGCGTCTCATCTCGGAGGACGAGGACGGCCAGGAGCTGTACCGGATGACCTACGCCGTCCGCCTGCCCCGCTACCGGCAGGGCGAAATCATCGACCCGGAGGACGGCGACGGGCCGGTCCTGGTCCGTTCGGTCCAGGGGAACCTCAAGGGGGTCCGGCTGGCGACCGGCGCGGACTACGAGGCGAGTTTCGAGGACGGCGAGACGCCCGACGCCCGCCGTCTGGGGGTCCGCGAGGACGCCGTGCCGACGACGCTCGTCGCCGTCGAGGACGACAACGCCGTCCAGGTGCTCGACCCCGAGACCTTCGAGAGCAAGACCGTCCCGCGGCCGGACTACCTCGACACCGACGCCGACGAGGTACCGGTGCTGAAGAGTCATGCGGGGTTGCACGTCCTCCCAGATACCGACGGCGCGGAGACCGATGAGTGA